In one window of Methanoculleus chikugoensis DNA:
- a CDS encoding CBS domain-containing protein → MQVRNVMTPDPVTVRVDSPVSEAAGLLRKYHIGGLPVMDGDRVAGIVTETDILSLLDVGDISDDLWLPSPLEVIEVPVREFINWEKTKRALTEIGNVEVRRVMSSPVVAIDEDADIADAAAQMLHEGIARLPVLRDGRLVGIVTRADIVRGIGMSSEEGS, encoded by the coding sequence GTGCAGGTCAGGAATGTCATGACCCCGGACCCGGTGACCGTCCGGGTCGACTCGCCGGTCAGCGAGGCGGCGGGACTGCTCAGGAAGTACCATATCGGCGGGCTTCCCGTGATGGACGGTGACCGGGTGGCGGGTATCGTCACCGAGACGGACATCCTCTCGCTCCTCGATGTTGGGGATATCTCCGACGACCTCTGGCTTCCGTCGCCGCTCGAGGTGATCGAGGTCCCGGTCAGGGAGTTCATCAACTGGGAGAAGACGAAGCGGGCGCTCACTGAAATCGGGAACGTGGAGGTGCGACGGGTGATGAGCAGCCCGGTCGTCGCCATCGACGAGGATGCCGATATCGCCGATGCGGCAGCCCAGATGCTCCACGAGGGGATCGCCCGCCTCCCGGTCCTCCGCGACGGGCGGCTGGTCGGGATCGTCACCCGGGCGGATATCGTCCGGGGTATCGGGATGTCTTCGGAGGAAGGGTCGTGA
- a CDS encoding RNA-guided endonuclease InsQ/TnpB family protein — MLISYKYRAYPDATAEARLNTALDTCRWLYNKLLEECTTAREAGITPAMRGMQARIVTLKEENPFLKDVYSKVLQMVNYTLWSNIRALSQTKKRGRTIGKLRFKSASRYRTLNYNQSGFKIDRGHRSITFSKVGTVPFKMHRPYSGEVKGILITRSGDRWYVIIQAERGASESKREGRSVGIDVGLNAFAVDSDGAVIENPRFYEHSLDRIRKLQQSIARKQRFSKNWEKTKRKLEEVYEHITNQKNDFLHKLSRQYVDAYVAICVEDLNIKELKENGKSCGLRRSIHSASWGRFYSYLSYKAESAGTNFIQIDPRNTTQMCSNCGSIVKKDLSVRVHDCPYCGFVADRDYNAAVNIHRVGMEQPFEPGEPIPLHHISVMQVLSMKQEAPPESAG, encoded by the coding sequence ATGCTTATTTCCTACAAGTATCGAGCGTATCCAGATGCAACCGCTGAGGCGCGATTGAATACCGCACTCGATACCTGTCGGTGGCTCTACAACAAACTCCTCGAAGAGTGCACTACCGCACGAGAGGCCGGGATCACTCCGGCGATGCGAGGAATGCAGGCGCGGATCGTCACGTTGAAAGAGGAGAACCCATTTCTAAAGGACGTGTACTCCAAAGTGCTTCAGATGGTGAACTACACTCTCTGGAGTAACATCCGTGCTCTGTCGCAGACAAAGAAGAGAGGACGCACGATCGGCAAACTCCGGTTCAAGAGTGCATCCCGGTACCGCACACTCAACTACAACCAGTCCGGGTTCAAGATCGACCGTGGACATCGTTCGATCACGTTCTCGAAGGTCGGGACAGTCCCATTCAAGATGCACCGACCATACTCGGGGGAGGTGAAGGGCATCCTGATCACCCGTTCTGGTGATAGATGGTACGTGATCATCCAGGCAGAGCGGGGGGCTTCTGAATCAAAGCGTGAAGGGCGGTCTGTCGGGATCGATGTTGGTCTGAACGCATTTGCGGTCGATAGCGACGGCGCGGTAATTGAGAACCCTCGGTTCTATGAGCACTCGCTCGACCGGATCAGGAAATTACAGCAGAGTATTGCCCGGAAACAACGGTTCTCGAAAAATTGGGAGAAGACAAAAAGAAAACTGGAGGAGGTGTATGAGCATATCACGAACCAGAAGAACGATTTCCTGCACAAACTCTCCCGCCAGTATGTTGACGCCTACGTAGCGATCTGCGTCGAAGACCTGAATATCAAGGAACTGAAAGAGAACGGCAAATCGTGCGGGCTTCGGAGAAGTATCCACAGTGCGTCATGGGGACGATTCTATTCTTACCTCTCGTACAAGGCTGAAAGTGCCGGTACGAACTTCATTCAAATCGATCCCCGGAATACAACGCAGATGTGTTCAAACTGCGGAAGTATCGTGAAAAAGGATCTCTCTGTGAGAGTCCACGATTGCCCATATTGTGGGTTTGTTGCCGATAGAGATTACAATGCGGCGGTGAATATCCACCGCGTGGGGATGGAACAGCCCTTTGAGCCTGGGGAGCCAATACCGCTACATCACATCTCTGTGATGCAAGTGTTGTCCATGAAGCAGGAAGCCCCGCCCGAGAGCGCTGGGTAG
- the argJ gene encoding bifunctional glutamate N-acetyltransferase/amino-acid acetyltransferase ArgJ: MKSICGVEGVSAWGIKEGKFGLALIRASGTSAGVFTSNRMRAAPVEVMMERMRRGTLDAVVVNSGCANAYTGERGYRDAVRMCEIAGGALGLATESIGVASTGVIGRYLDLPLITDQCGRVAPLLARSGEAEDAAAKAIMTTDTFPKHALVRTESFSVGGITKGSGMIAPNMGTMLAFIYTDAQVEAPVLQDILREATRRSFNRVVVDGDTSTNDVAFCTATGAAGRVDRDELARAVEAVCRDLAVQIARDGEGATKLLEVTVRGAPDEDAAAAVARTVVASPLVKTAIYGEDPNWGRVVAAAGRAGVEFDPYAVSLSVGDTPLVRRGEIVADLGAAKAAMRGKTVAFDLDLAAGDGKATAWGCDLTEKYVEINGKYTT, translated from the coding sequence GTGAAGAGTATCTGCGGAGTCGAAGGCGTCAGTGCCTGGGGAATCAAGGAAGGAAAGTTCGGGCTCGCCCTGATCCGGGCAAGCGGAACCTCGGCCGGGGTCTTCACGTCGAACAGGATGCGGGCGGCCCCGGTCGAGGTGATGATGGAGCGGATGCGCCGGGGGACCCTCGATGCCGTCGTCGTCAACAGCGGGTGCGCGAACGCCTACACCGGCGAGCGGGGCTACCGCGACGCCGTCCGGATGTGCGAGATCGCGGGCGGAGCCCTCGGCCTTGCAACGGAGTCGATCGGCGTCGCGAGCACCGGGGTGATCGGGCGCTACCTCGATCTCCCACTCATAACGGATCAGTGCGGGCGGGTCGCACCGCTCCTTGCCCGGAGCGGTGAGGCCGAGGACGCGGCGGCGAAGGCGATCATGACGACCGACACCTTCCCGAAGCACGCCCTCGTCCGGACGGAGTCGTTCTCCGTCGGCGGGATCACCAAGGGGAGCGGGATGATCGCCCCGAACATGGGGACGATGCTCGCGTTCATCTACACGGATGCCCAGGTCGAGGCTCCCGTTCTGCAGGACATCCTCCGCGAGGCAACCCGGCGGTCGTTCAACCGGGTGGTGGTCGACGGCGACACCAGCACGAACGACGTCGCGTTCTGCACCGCGACCGGCGCCGCGGGGCGGGTTGACCGCGACGAGCTTGCACGGGCCGTCGAGGCCGTCTGCCGCGACCTTGCCGTTCAGATCGCCCGCGACGGCGAAGGGGCGACGAAACTCCTCGAAGTGACCGTCCGCGGCGCCCCCGACGAGGACGCCGCCGCCGCCGTGGCGCGGACGGTCGTCGCCTCCCCGCTCGTCAAGACCGCCATCTACGGTGAAGACCCGAACTGGGGCCGGGTGGTCGCGGCGGCGGGGAGGGCCGGCGTGGAGTTCGACCCCTACGCCGTCTCGCTCTCGGTCGGGGACACGCCGCTCGTCCGCCGCGGCGAGATCGTCGCCGACCTCGGGGCGGCAAAGGCCGCGATGCGGGGGAAGACCGTCGCGTTCGACCTCGACCTTGCCGCAGGCGACGGGAAGGCGACGGCGTGGGGGTGCGACCTCACCGAGAAGTACGTAGAGATCAACGGGAAGTATACGACATGA
- a CDS encoding M28 family metallopeptidase, producing the protein MRQSLILRGAAVLLVVLAGIAPAAALDNLTADPARIEEMTYDLCTFERALGSKERTAAATYIATAMEERGLSVGTGRFSYSNCYFDPPLALSSNIIGVREGTSDHIVVVSAHYDTAGPETPGADDNAAGVATMLEVARIFNATPLNRTVYFIAFGGEETGLEGSTRWLADNPDLHDRIVAAINLDCIASGDRLLATTLPQHRWTLDLLPPSACIEETPARLLDAARGDEHAFRAAGIPALRLYERDSYAIIHTPDDRPEKLNYTLAAECARVVAGTIVGIDTADDTPEIDLSVEDGTVTFRTPDDAPVEVLVDGTSLGVLPSGSVTLPGGSHVVQAATYGPTGAKAVATVMGEGVEIVPPAVSGSVVTIPWGDEAGPDEGPPVLFTFAAVPLSYRLERPEVVVRVDGYLDGILIRDLEDGQAVSPVPGPHSFTVVAYGPDDAVLGADRADFSISSYGMVDLDGGILQVDETGGATCSASARTYTRTYTPGERYRIVVGCDYRDTADAFLRAAEFRVDGDGGMNSVRKFFDLPVLNDSQRQEIGFWLEPEGPGVYQWTISCSEGDRGGAETGSLVLS; encoded by the coding sequence ATGAGACAATCATTAATACTGAGGGGCGCCGCCGTGCTCCTGGTGGTGCTCGCCGGGATCGCGCCTGCGGCCGCCCTCGACAATCTCACGGCCGATCCTGCACGGATCGAGGAGATGACGTATGACCTCTGCACATTCGAGCGGGCGCTGGGGTCAAAAGAGCGGACTGCAGCGGCGACCTACATCGCCACCGCGATGGAGGAGCGCGGGCTCTCGGTCGGCACCGGGAGGTTTTCGTACAGCAACTGCTACTTCGACCCGCCGCTGGCCCTCTCCTCGAACATCATCGGTGTCAGGGAGGGGACGAGCGACCATATCGTCGTCGTCTCCGCACACTATGACACCGCCGGGCCGGAGACCCCCGGCGCCGACGACAACGCCGCGGGCGTCGCAACGATGCTCGAGGTCGCCAGGATCTTCAACGCCACTCCCCTGAACCGGACGGTCTACTTCATCGCCTTCGGCGGCGAGGAGACCGGGCTTGAGGGGAGCACACGGTGGCTCGCCGACAACCCGGACCTCCACGACCGGATCGTCGCCGCGATAAACCTCGACTGCATCGCCTCCGGAGACCGGCTGCTCGCGACGACGCTCCCTCAGCACCGGTGGACCCTCGATCTGCTCCCGCCGTCGGCGTGTATCGAGGAGACGCCGGCGCGGCTGCTCGACGCTGCACGGGGGGACGAACATGCCTTCCGTGCCGCGGGGATACCGGCGCTCCGGCTCTACGAGCGCGACAGTTATGCGATCATCCATACGCCCGACGACCGGCCTGAGAAGCTCAACTACACCCTTGCCGCGGAATGCGCACGGGTCGTCGCCGGGACGATTGTGGGGATTGACACGGCCGATGACACGCCGGAGATCGATCTCTCGGTCGAGGACGGAACGGTCACCTTCAGAACCCCGGACGACGCGCCGGTCGAGGTGCTCGTCGACGGCACCAGCCTCGGGGTGCTCCCGTCCGGATCGGTCACCCTCCCGGGAGGGTCCCACGTTGTGCAGGCGGCCACCTACGGCCCTACCGGGGCGAAAGCGGTCGCGACGGTCATGGGGGAGGGGGTAGAGATCGTGCCGCCGGCGGTATCCGGGAGCGTCGTCACCATCCCCTGGGGGGACGAAGCCGGACCGGACGAAGGCCCTCCAGTCCTATTCACCTTTGCGGCCGTCCCGCTCTCTTACCGCCTCGAACGGCCAGAAGTGGTCGTTCGGGTCGACGGCTACCTGGACGGGATATTGATCCGGGATCTTGAGGACGGCCAGGCGGTCAGCCCGGTCCCGGGGCCGCACTCCTTCACGGTCGTGGCCTACGGACCGGACGATGCGGTCCTTGGGGCCGACCGGGCCGACTTCTCCATCTCGAGCTACGGGATGGTCGACCTCGACGGGGGAATTTTGCAGGTCGATGAGACCGGCGGGGCAACCTGCTCGGCATCGGCCCGGACCTACACCCGCACCTACACTCCCGGCGAGCGCTACCGTATCGTGGTGGGGTGCGACTACCGGGACACCGCGGATGCGTTCCTGCGGGCGGCGGAGTTCCGGGTGGATGGTGATGGTGGCATGAATAGCGTTCGGAAGTTCTTTGATCTGCCGGTCCTCAACGACTCCCAACGACAGGAGATCGGGTTCTGGCTGGAGCCGGAGGGGCCCGGGGTCTATCAGTGGACCATCTCCTGTAGCGAGGGGGACAGAGGTGGCGCGGAGACCGGAAGCCTCGTCCTCAGCTGA
- a CDS encoding chorismate mutase, whose translation MTLDAVRNEIREIDERIIDLVAERQRLAARIARIKQEEGLSIHDPAQRKVVLDRVFTYAVESRIDPVAVRSVFEILVGMSEERQRECSGDGNLP comes from the coding sequence ATGACTCTAGATGCCGTCAGGAACGAGATCCGTGAGATCGACGAGAGAATCATCGATCTGGTTGCGGAACGGCAGAGACTTGCGGCGAGGATCGCCCGGATCAAGCAGGAGGAGGGTCTTTCCATCCACGATCCGGCGCAGCGAAAGGTTGTCCTCGACCGGGTCTTCACCTACGCCGTCGAGAGCCGGATCGACCCGGTCGCCGTCAGGAGCGTCTTTGAGATCCTGGTCGGTATGAGCGAGGAGCGACAGCGGGAGTGCAGCGGCGACGGCAACCTGCCGTGA
- a CDS encoding ADP-ribosylglycohydrolase family protein, with the protein MLDQFKGCLLGAAIGDALGMARESTPPDFQRLHEGYRRAWRGHPNAGLKPGQFTDDTQMMLLVAGMLADGTYSEQAYAAALARMYMHEELRFPDGAVDAACRHLLLSGKPGGVASNTAGCTGIAVPFGLLYGDPIDVTERVVQACSVTHTHPAAHAGAVTVAMLVHHAVRGRPDALALAGKHATLEDVALGNKIRDAVRLANEGISLESALSVIGNDVTVYQTVPLAFFLISRIKDVTVLLTTAAHVGGNTDTIALICGAYAGAVYGRSALPQDLLDGLEGRDEIESVAARLYERCTTKP; encoded by the coding sequence ATGCTCGATCAGTTCAAGGGCTGCCTCCTCGGGGCCGCCATCGGGGACGCGCTCGGCATGGCGCGGGAGAGCACGCCGCCCGACTTCCAGCGCCTCCACGAGGGCTACCGCCGTGCCTGGCGGGGGCACCCGAACGCCGGGCTGAAACCCGGGCAGTTCACTGACGACACCCAGATGATGCTCCTCGTCGCCGGGATGCTCGCCGACGGCACCTACTCGGAGCAGGCATACGCGGCAGCCCTTGCCCGGATGTACATGCACGAGGAGCTCCGGTTCCCCGACGGCGCCGTGGACGCCGCGTGCCGCCACCTCCTCCTCTCCGGCAAACCGGGGGGTGTCGCCTCCAACACCGCAGGCTGCACCGGGATCGCCGTCCCGTTCGGCCTCCTCTACGGCGACCCCATCGACGTCACCGAGCGGGTGGTCCAGGCCTGCAGCGTCACCCACACCCACCCTGCGGCGCACGCGGGAGCGGTCACCGTCGCGATGCTCGTCCACCACGCCGTCCGCGGCCGCCCGGACGCCCTCGCTCTTGCCGGGAAGCACGCCACCCTCGAAGACGTCGCCCTCGGCAACAAGATCCGGGACGCCGTCCGCCTCGCAAACGAGGGGATCAGCCTCGAAAGCGCGCTCTCGGTGATCGGCAACGACGTCACCGTCTACCAGACCGTCCCGCTCGCATTCTTCCTGATCAGCCGGATCAAAGACGTCACGGTTCTCCTCACCACCGCGGCGCACGTCGGGGGGAACACCGACACCATCGCGCTCATCTGCGGGGCATACGCGGGCGCTGTCTACGGGAGATCCGCCCTCCCGCAGGATCTCCTCGATGGACTCGAGGGAAGAGACGAGATCGAGTCCGTGGCCGCCCGCCTCTACGAACGCTGCACCACAAAGCCGTGA
- the argC gene encoding N-acetyl-gamma-glutamyl-phosphate reductase, with product MEIAIIGASGYTGGELMRLLLQHPSADVVAATSRKLDGTPVASVHPHLRGLTDLVFRNTEAGDIDADFAFLAVPHTAAMKVAGTLAERGIKTVDLSADYRLAKDIYEKTYGVSHTAYFEAPYGIPELHRDEVRGAAFVANPGCFPTGATLAAAPLAKFAHTIIYDSKTGVSGAGNTPSATTHYGNVGDNFSAYKWTTHRHLAEMKQEVARLGSTARCYFTPHLLPVNRGILTTAHILLNEPMEQDEVEALYQKFYADEFFVRYQRPTLAAVRGTNFCDVAVESEGDRVVAVSAIDNLVKGASGQAIQNMNLMCGFAEDAGLRSAGMLP from the coding sequence ATGGAAATTGCGATCATCGGTGCATCCGGATACACCGGCGGCGAGTTGATGCGGCTCCTGCTGCAGCACCCGTCCGCAGACGTCGTCGCGGCGACGTCCCGGAAGCTGGACGGCACCCCCGTCGCCTCGGTACACCCCCATCTCCGGGGACTGACCGATCTCGTCTTCCGGAACACCGAGGCCGGCGATATCGACGCCGACTTCGCCTTCCTCGCCGTACCGCACACGGCGGCGATGAAGGTTGCCGGGACGCTTGCGGAGCGGGGGATAAAGACCGTCGACCTCTCGGCCGACTACCGGCTCGCGAAGGATATCTACGAGAAGACCTACGGCGTATCCCATACGGCCTACTTCGAGGCGCCCTACGGCATCCCCGAACTCCACCGGGACGAGGTCAGGGGTGCCGCTTTCGTCGCGAACCCCGGCTGCTTCCCGACGGGAGCGACGCTTGCGGCGGCACCGCTCGCGAAGTTCGCTCACACCATCATCTACGACTCGAAGACCGGGGTCTCGGGCGCGGGGAACACCCCCTCCGCGACCACCCACTACGGAAACGTCGGCGACAACTTCAGCGCCTACAAGTGGACGACCCACCGGCACCTCGCGGAGATGAAGCAGGAGGTCGCCCGGCTCGGCTCGACCGCCCGGTGCTACTTCACGCCCCATCTCCTCCCGGTGAACCGGGGCATCCTGACGACGGCCCACATCCTCCTCAACGAACCGATGGAGCAGGACGAGGTCGAGGCGCTGTATCAGAAGTTCTACGCCGACGAGTTCTTCGTCCGCTACCAGAGACCGACCCTCGCGGCCGTCCGCGGGACGAACTTCTGCGACGTCGCCGTCGAGAGCGAGGGCGACCGGGTCGTCGCGGTCTCGGCTATCGACAACCTGGTCAAGGGCGCGAGCGGCCAGGCGATCCAGAACATGAACCTGATGTGCGGGTTTGCGGAAGACGCCGGGCTCCGCAGCGCCGGGATGCTCCCCTGA
- a CDS encoding site-2 protease family protein, which translates to MLERIPLRERRDLLIAWLAISIAFTLIYIRGGVDPIGLVFFFVMSLVTVGVAFVLHELAHKFAAMRYGYWAEFQKDNQMLLVAVVMAALVGVVFAAPGATYVYGNATRTENGRISAAGPITNLLLCIPFAALMLLSGGGLLALVGLVGLRVNAMIATFNMLPISVLDGRKVLAWNPAVFAVLIVASAGLLFWSLLL; encoded by the coding sequence ATGCTGGAACGAATACCGCTACGCGAACGCCGGGACCTCCTGATCGCGTGGCTTGCCATCTCGATTGCCTTCACCCTGATCTACATCCGGGGCGGCGTGGACCCTATCGGGCTCGTCTTCTTCTTCGTGATGTCGCTCGTCACGGTGGGCGTCGCCTTCGTCCTGCACGAGCTGGCGCACAAGTTCGCCGCGATGCGCTACGGATACTGGGCCGAATTTCAGAAGGACAACCAGATGCTCCTCGTCGCCGTGGTGATGGCGGCGCTCGTCGGGGTCGTCTTTGCGGCGCCGGGAGCGACCTACGTCTACGGGAACGCGACACGGACGGAGAACGGGCGGATATCGGCTGCGGGCCCGATCACGAACCTCCTCCTCTGCATACCCTTCGCGGCGCTGATGCTTCTCTCCGGCGGCGGGCTCCTCGCTCTCGTCGGCCTCGTCGGGCTCCGGGTCAACGCGATGATCGCGACCTTCAACATGCTCCCGATCAGCGTCCTCGACGGGCGCAAGGTTCTCGCCTGGAACCCGGCCGTCTTTGCCGTGCTGATCGTCGCCTCCGCCGGGCTCCTCTTCTGGTCGCTCCTCCTCTGA
- the argB gene encoding acetylglutamate kinase has protein sequence MKREDVLMEALPYIQKFYGKTIVIKLGGHAMVDQGILETVIRDAVLLRYVGMKVVLVHGGGPEITAKMQAMGKEPKFVGGLRITDAETLEIAQMVLVGKINDGIVSLIANCGTRSVGISGNDGNLLIARKMEPQRVKVGEVIEEVDLGQVGEIEEVDPEVLHCLLAQNYIPVVAPIAIDRQGRSLNINADTAAAEIAIALGAFKLVNLTDVDGVMDADRTTVYHRLSLTEAETMISNGIIAGGMIPKLDGCMKAVRSGVTSAHVVNGNKEHNLLLELFTNQGVGTMLTL, from the coding sequence ATGAAACGAGAAGACGTGCTGATGGAGGCACTCCCTTACATCCAGAAGTTTTACGGCAAGACGATCGTGATCAAACTCGGCGGCCACGCGATGGTCGACCAGGGCATCCTCGAGACGGTGATCCGGGACGCCGTTCTTCTCCGCTACGTCGGGATGAAGGTCGTCCTGGTCCACGGCGGGGGCCCGGAGATCACCGCGAAGATGCAGGCGATGGGAAAAGAACCCAAATTCGTCGGGGGGCTCCGGATCACCGACGCCGAGACGCTCGAGATCGCCCAGATGGTCCTTGTGGGCAAGATCAACGACGGCATAGTCTCCCTCATCGCGAACTGCGGCACCCGTTCCGTCGGGATTTCCGGCAACGACGGCAACCTCCTCATCGCCCGGAAGATGGAGCCCCAGCGGGTGAAGGTCGGGGAGGTCATCGAGGAGGTGGATCTCGGCCAGGTTGGGGAGATCGAGGAGGTCGACCCCGAGGTGCTCCACTGTCTCCTCGCCCAGAACTACATCCCGGTCGTGGCCCCGATCGCCATCGACCGGCAGGGGCGGAGCCTGAACATCAACGCCGACACGGCGGCCGCCGAGATCGCGATCGCTCTTGGCGCATTCAAACTGGTCAACCTCACCGACGTCGACGGCGTGATGGACGCCGACCGGACGACGGTCTACCACCGGCTCTCCCTTACCGAAGCGGAGACGATGATCAGCAACGGAATCATCGCCGGCGGGATGATCCCGAAGCTCGACGGGTGCATGAAGGCGGTCCGGAGCGGGGTTACGAGCGCCCACGTCGTGAACGGCAACAAGGAGCACAACCTGCTCCTCGAACTCTTCACCAACCAGGGCGTCGGGACGATGCTCACCCTCTAA